The genomic segment TGGTGAACTAGCTTGTGTTAACAATATAGGAATTGGCCCCTTTACCTGGTCATTTGTTTCACTTGGAGTTTGCAGGACCTTGCTGAGCATCCTGTCCTATTTAACAATAATGATGGCACTTAAGAATTagccacttggtagtacagaacttgagtattgctaaaaaaaaagagGTTCTGTCGAAGAGACATTTTTGTCTTGCACCCATCTGGACAGGTTTGCAAGGACATAAATTGTTATTGCCTTtgagatttggcattcttgtgaatctagtcctgatgagtgcaagatgaaaagctttgacagcatgtctcttttttcagccatACTCAAAAAAAATAGTTCATTGAGTGTGAAGTATCTCAGGGTATCAGGGTACAGAGAAGCCTGTATAAACAGAATCTCTTTTTGTTTTCTGTATGTCTTTGGATTTGAAAAATATCTGCCTGATTCAATTATTCTAATGGAATCTAACTCTGAATAGTATTAACAAGTCAGTAAATTACTAGCAATTCTGCACGTGATGATCCATCAGCTAATTTAATACTGGTAGTTCTATTTACAAAGGGATCATTTGATATTTGACAGCTCATTCATATATCTTGCTTTCGATATTTGTTTGAGAAATTATAATTGTTTCACTTCTTTATCCAGTACCAAACTGGAGCATGGTCTTGTTTCTCCACACACAAAAGATAGAGAAAATACAGACAAGTGGTCCTTTTAATTAAGAAATAAAATCACCTTTGTGTTGCTAAAATGACTCCCaagcattttaaaattatcagCAAGAAACAATACACATTGCTATGTGCCACATACAAATTGCCACAATGTTACTGGCAATCCTGTCACTATTATATTGTGCTGAATGGACACTGCAACAGAGTTCCTATTCTTCCAAGGAGATAAAGGAAGTACCGTCACTGTTGGCTCACTACTGAGCTTGGTGCCAGGTTGAAGTGAAAATACAAGGAGATTCCTGCCCTGACAAAGGGTACATACTCTTGAAATGCCTATGTAGGTGGGAGCTCAACTTGCACGATCCGCTAAAGGTCACCCCCATATCACGTGAttggttttttttctttttttgtttaaCTCGGTTGAAAGATGGATTTATTTTGTTGCGTGGGAAAATTGGTTTTATTTCAGAACTTACCGTTATATTTGTGCTTCCTTATTTTGTTGATGACTAGGATCACAAGTGCAAGAAGCATCACCGtcaaaattccaaagattagtCCAAGCGTCAGGAAAAGTCTTGGTGGTTAATGAAAGACAGTGAAAAATTACATGAGTATTGGGACAAATGCAATCAGCCACACGTGGTCCAGGACATGCTAACATGCACAATAATGCAACTTATTTCAAAATCTGTCGAATCTTCCAGATGATAACATAGGACAACTGATGCCTTTTCCCACCATCAAATCTTGCCCCTCTTCCGCTGTCTCCTATTTTTAACTTTCTAACTATGTCACAGTTCTTTCTAATCCATTATGGAATTAAATTCATGCAGGGCTATTCCCACCTCTCAGCAAGACCTCAGTAAACGAAACCCTAGAGAAATAGCCCaacccatttaaaaaaaacattgatttTCTTTTTCACTTACCTGCCTTTCTGAGCCTTTCTGACAACATGACCAGCAGTAGTAAATGCTTAATACAACTTGACATCCGTAAGaaccaacaatttgcatttatatagcacctttaatgtagcaaaatgttCCATGGcttttcacaggagtattatcagacaaaatttgacactaaccCACATAAAGAGGTATCAGGACAGGTATCAACAGCTTAGTCAAAGAGAAAAGTTTAACAGAGTAACTTAAAGAACGAAAATAGTAGAGATGTGAGAaggtttagggaagaaattccagaatttagggcctaggcagctgaaggtatggcagccaatggtggagtgaaatAAAACTGAGTTCTCGGCACAGTTTAAGTCATGAAGGTTAATGTTACAGTAATAAAATTAATTTTGACATTGATTGCAAGAGAATCATTTATTTCACCACCACAGTGTGAAAATCCTAAGGATTAAACGATCATCAAATAAAAAACTGTATGCGCAAAATTGAAACACCCCAGCATGCAAATGGCTAAAATTTAGAAAACACTGCATAGCAAATAACGCAAAATATGCTTTTCTAACATGTTAGAAAAGGCTAAACTTTCCAATGTTCCATTGTTTACCACCACTGGCAGGcatgaggtggagggggtgaggggggagggggggttggttgcgggggagggggcagggtggtgggggggaggttgcaTCACATCATGTTCATGGTGTGGAATTTTATGCTagtggaattttacagtcccatcgaagtcaatggagtttagaatggcttgctgcatcttATGGCACCATCCCTGCCACAATGGGCCagtaaaattccagcccatgTCTGCTGTAAGCTAATTGTTGGAGATCGATTATGATTAATCAACAATTCCATTATCATTATATTGTGGGCTGGCCAGGGTGGTAGAAGACTAACTAGGTGGGTCTCGCTCTCCCTTTTTTCTAgtaattcctatgttcctaaactcAGCCCCCAGGCCACATTATATCACTCATAGACCATGAAAACTGAGTGTGTATTGACTGCATAGTCTTTAACTGACTCTGATAAGTGTCAAGCAAGCCCCAATACTGTCTTTCTTTTGTATCCATAAAACAATCAAGAGCTTATTACTTTGTCACTTAACCATTGGGTAAACAGAGGAGCAATGAATCCCAGTCTGACTTGCACTGGGTCACCCCTGAGCCTTGTAGAGGATAGCACTCATTACATAAATGTTGAATCACGCTAAAACCCAGGGGAATGCATTTCAATCAACACATATCATCACAAAATTGTCTTACCACTGCAAACAGTGATGATCTGCTGTTAAGTAGGGTAATGGTGAATATTACAAGTGGTTTTGGGTGAGGATGTTTAGCTATTGTAGCTCTAGTTGATGTGCAAAATACTGCACTCAAAGTATGGTATGAAAGCTACATTTCTCTAAAGCTTATAATTAAACTTGTAGCAAAAAATAACTTAACAATTATACTTTTAAATAATTCACTTCTGTCACTTCAAGTTTTTTTCTGGTTACTTTTTAAATTCTCACCTGTgtcttcaaatctctccatgacctCCATGCCTccatatctcagtaacctcctcaagccccataACCTCTCAAGATACCTGCATTCCTAAGAATCTGGCctcattttaattgctccaccactggcgaGGCCATGTCTTTGGCTGCCTGGGAATTTCTTCCCTACGGctccctgcctctctacctctctttccttccttaagatgcttcttaaaacctaccccttttgGTCATCAGCCCCAATATCTGCTTATGTCAAAGCCAAATTTTTCTTAATAAAGCCcctgtgaaacacattgggaTGCCTTACTGAGTtagaggtgctatacaaatgcaagtttatgTTGTTGCAGTGGCACTCATTTGAGATGCTCATAATAGGTGAAATCACATTGCAGATCACTCCTATTTCTTGAGCTTTTACTAGTGATGGGGATAATTTTACTAATTCATGCTCATGGCAAGGAACAATCATTTTAATTTCCAATGCACTCAGGACTCCTCACTAGTACCACAAACCTTTAAGGATCCAGTTATACAGTTGACTGATGGCTGAAAATTGGCAAAATTGACTTGGCACACATATAATTATAACGATACCTACACCAGAattgaaagcaaaacaaaaagaaatcaaTCTTACATATTTACTGAGGCATTATTGCTGTACATAAACTAATACAATGAACAGGACTGTGAGGTTGTATGGTAGAAAAATGCTTTTTCATTTATGAGGCTGTCTTTGAATCCAACTCAAACTAATTGAAATATGATCTCTTCTCCTTGTTTACTATCAACCATAaacactatcaatatcctggggggttacgatttgtcagaaactgaactggaccagttatgtataaatactgtggctacaagagcaggtcagaggctggaaattctgaagtgagtaactcacctcctgactccccaaagcctgtccaccatttgcaaggcacaagtcTACAACGCACGAGAAACTTGATACATCCTGGATAAGGCAGCTTGCTCGATTGGCACCCCAaacaccaccttaaatattcagtccctccaccattgatgcacagtagcagcagcgtgtaccatctacaagatgcactgcagcaattcaccaaggctcctttgactgcaccttccaaccatgtgacctctaccacctggagggacaagggcagctgatacatgggaatgccaccacccacaagttccccttcaagccacattccatcctgatttggaactatatcaccattccatcATTGTTGATGGCTTGAAACCATAAAggtcccttcccaacagcactatgggtgtacctacacacatggactgcagtagcttaccaccaccttctcaagggtaattaggaatgagcaacaaatgcccTGCTTCCCAGCAAtgaccacatcccttgaaaggatAAATTTAAAACAATACTCGAAAGGTTTGAGTTTGATTAGCCTAAGCTTGGTGCACAACACCCGTTTTTCAGCACTTGTTGACAATTTGTTGGCAACTAGGCCAACCAAATGGCTGGACGCAAATGGAATTGGTGAAGGAGGAAGTTGCCTTCAGAGTCTAAGGGGTGAATTCCTTCAGCGCTGTTGCTTCATCAGGAAAATTGTTCATACGTGAGAACAAGAATTTTCCATTGAACCTCTGCTGAAGTTGCACTAGTGGATTGGGGGGAACACCCAGGAAATTCAAGAACAATTTAAGCTGGTGTTGATGCTGAAAGGGATGTTCATTCTACATCATTGACATTCCTCATCTAGGGGAAATGTCTACCTAAACTTCACCCGAACAACAAAAGCACAATCTCGCATATGGCAAACGGACATTTCTCATTATTACACTAGTGCAGATATACATAAAAAAATGCTCAGAGTATACCAGTTCAAATGCATTTGTCATTTACCTTAGTCTTTCCTTGTCCATAGTAAGTGACTTTGGAGCTGTTCAAAATGATGTACAAAAATATTATTTGATAATTTACTAGCCTCATGTTACAGATTCATTATCAAGATACATTTGCAGGGATTGCTGATTGAAATTCTTCATTTGGTAGAATGATCAAAACATAGCACGTAGTTTTACAATATTGTCCTACCTTTTTAGCAAAATTTTAACACCTGACTGAGAAATCAGGATCTTGGAGATTTTGCAAAATATGTACCAAGGTCTGCATCAAATTATATAAACCTGTTGTATAATATAAATATATCATTAAATATATACATGCAAATAAACAGATATTTGTGTCCTACCTTGAACAACGTTAAGTTTTATGGGACTTAGTAGATCCAGATTGTGGTGTCTTGCTATTCCACACCAGTACCACCCCTTATCGTTTTCTGTTATTTGTTCCATATATACCCTAAGTTCTCCTTTTGCATTATCAGCTCTCACTTTTATTCTGCCGTCTTGGCTTTTCCTTTCAGAGCCTTGGGTTTGTACTAAGATATTACAGCTCCTTTGGTAGTAGCCTCTGCACCAATACTTCTGATAATCGTGATAAGATGTGTCGAAATTGCATATGAGTTCGAATGATTCCCCCACTGTGGCATCTTTTGAGCTTGGCCCATTTATTGAAGCGTGCGTGACTGTAAGTGTGAAAATATAATAAACTTTAAAGTTAAACATTTCAGAGAAgcataaataaattaaaatttgTTCCTTTCTCTCTTAAGTGTTCCACTCATTTGTTTTTCCTGGGACCTTTGGCTCTTTGTTGGCTTTTCACTCCTTTATTCTCTCTGACTGGCTCCCTCATTGTTTTGCCAGCAGTTGTCTGTTTTTTGTTCACTAACTCACCCCCTGGCTTCAGTATTGCCCCTCGTATCTACGTGCTTGTTAGCAGTTTACCAAGTTCTGTTTCTTTCACATGTTTAATGGCAAAGGCACAGCAAGAAACATAAATGTACTGGGTTGGCgaaggggatttggatcagacaTTGGTGGGGAGAGGGCTACTGGGAGATTCCAAATTGCACATGGATTTCAAAGAAGCTGTGGGTAGGGGCCTCGTTGGAACATCTGGGGGTTGAGTTTGTCCTGGGATCCAAAATCGCATTCTGGACCAATTGAAGTTGTAGTGGGTCCAGAGTTGAAAATATGCCCAAAACTTATGCAACTGATGCAACATATATGAATGAGACCGAAACAGGTGGCATAAATTTCAGTAGGAGTGAGAGGCTAGATGGTAGAGAAGTGAACCCATATTTTTCGAGAATGGGGCAAGGTATGGGGAAAGTAGCAAGAGGTTAGAGTTTGCCCCTGGGGCTAAAAGTGGAAAGTTCATGATAGTGAGAGTTCTTGTGTTAGAGGAATGCTGCAAGGGCATTGAATGTATTGTTAGGTACATGATCGACTCTTAGTGCGAGTGCTAAGATGAGGCTCCATTTGATTTCCTTGATCCTGTTTCTCCAGTTTAATTTTGAAAAGcactggaggtggggggggcaacAAATCTAATAGCCCCAAATTAGAGTGAGGCGATCTGCCTTATGCCCTAAATCTTTAGCACCACTGTACCATAACGTTAGACTTTCGGTGTGAGGCTTTAGAAGCTTCATATTATGTTGTTGCAtgattacaacacagaaggaagccattcagcccagactgtgctggctcactgcagctcagctagtcccactgctCCACCCTTACCTCATAGTCCTGCAATTCTTTTTCTTtttagataattatccagtttccTTTCGAAAGCCTCTAATACGCTGTCAACTAATGCTTTCTagatcctcaccacttgctgcataaaagagTTTTACACCATGACCTTTTGCGTTCACTAACTCTTGCGCCAATGGGTACAGTTTCTCTATATgtgctctgtctagacccctcatgattttgagcaccccTCTCTAACCTCTGCTCAATCTTTTAAAGGAGAACAGACctagcttctccaatttatccacgTAACTGAGGTCACTTAACCCTGTAAATGTTTTGTGCACtctctcaaatgccttcacatcctttctaaatcctgatgcccagaattggacatgagttgaggctgaaccaatgttttcttaaggttcagcataactctTTTGCTTTTGCACACTATGCCTGTAATTATGAAGGCCTTataatcactttctcaaccttCCCTGCCACAGTCAATGATTTGTACACATTTACCCCCAggtcctctgctcctgcaacaccttcagaattgtatactttattttatattgcctctccttgttttccctatcaaaatgaatcacttcccactcttctgcattaaattgcatttgccaattgtctgcccattccatcatactctcttattgaagtctatcactatcctcttcacagttcacaacacttccaaggtttgtgtcacctgcaaattttgaaattgtgcctgtcACAGCCAAGTCTGCATCGCATAAATCAGGGAAAGTAGTGTAAAAACACTGACCACTGTGGAATCCCTTATGTACCTTCCTCCAATTTGTAAAACAGCCATTCAGTGCTgctctgttccctgtcactcaaccaacttCTTATCCatgctgctgctgtcccttttattcgaTGGACTttcactttgctgacaagcctgttatgtggtactttatcagaCTAAGAGATAATGAGAAGGTAAGTTGCAGCAGGACATAAGACTTCAGACATGTAGAACAATAGGACTGAAGCCATTTTGCTGTGAAGAAGAAGGCAATGGAACtggcaaaacagaaacagaatttggtgggagggagggagtacaGACAGATCTAAA from the Carcharodon carcharias isolate sCarCar2 chromosome 9, sCarCar2.pri, whole genome shotgun sequence genome contains:
- the LOC121281729 gene encoding CMRF35-like molecule 1 translates to MGFTLLLSVAFLSVTHASINGPSSKDATVGESFELICNFDTSYHDYQKYWCRGYYQRSCNILVQTQGSERKSQDGRIKVRADNAKGELRVYMEQITENDKGWYWCGIARHHNLDLLSPIKLNVVQAPKSLTMDKERLRLFLTLGLIFGILTVMLLALVILVINKIRKHKYNDNREKESTIENSIPKSNSVLSRVLEGGVTYATVTIQPINHPQEDSATYNNVKPSNSQEAIKPSVTEHPASEPTEYSTVVFKK